A window of Leishmania infantum JPCM5 genome chromosome 3 genomic DNA:
TTCTCCCTCGAGGAGGATCCTGTGGGGCACATGGCCGAGGGTGAGGCCACTCCGTCGGCGGTGACagcgccggccgccgccggagcaTCCGTATCTATACCAGAGGAGCCCGCCAACGCGACCGAGAGAAACCCTGCCACGTTATTGCCCGCGGACGCAAGCGTGTCTTCCGCTGCAGAGGAGGCCCCGTCCGCCGCATCTTGCAGCACAcccacagctgccgctgaggCATCGCCGATGGCGTCCATGTCCGCACTCAAGCCAAAGGATCGCATCGGGACGTCCACTCGCCGAAGCAAGTTCGTGTTCTGCGAGGAGTGCCACCAGAACGTGCCGATCGAGGAGTGGCCTGACCACCGTGATCGTCTGCGGAAGGTGAACCTCGTGGAGGAAGTGAGCAGGTTCCACCACACGCTCGTGCGTCTCATGGGCGAGTTCCTCATGtgggtgctgcgcagcgtgtaCTTCCGTGAAGTGACGGTGGTGGGACGCGAAAACATCCCTCGCACCGGTGCCGTCGTCTTCTACGGCAACCATCAAAACCAGTTCATCGACGCGCTCATGATGCACTCGCACTGCGGCCGGCCTGTTCGCTTCCTCATGGCCGAGAAGTCCTTCCACAGACCTGTTATTGGGACCTTAGGTCGCATGTTTAACTCCGTCCCGGTTGTGCGGCCGCAGGATGTGCCGCTAGTGGATGGCGACGGAAAGCTGGTGAGGGCCGAGGGGAAGCTCATTGTCGGCGCCGGAACACACTTCTCGCGACTCTCCAAGGGTGATGTTCTCAGCTGGGGAGTCCCCGGAAACTCCAAGTGCCGTGCGCAGGTGAGCCGCATCACCTCCGACGAGGAAGTGGAGGTGACGGTGCCGATCCCGGTGGAGCACGAGGTACACACACCCACCAGCTTCAAGTACTCGGTGCGCATCGACCACTCTGAAATGTACGCCCAGGTGTACGACACGCTGCAGAAGAATCACTGTATCGGTATCTTCCCCGAGGGCGGCTCGCACGACCACACATCACTCCTGCCGCTGAAAGCCGGCGTGGCTCTTTTCAGCCTGggcgcggcggagcggcacaTCAGCGTGAAGATCGTGCCTGTGGGCTTAACGTACCTCTACGGGCACAAGTTCCGCAGCCGAGCATACATTGAGTTTGGCGAGGCCTTCTCGCCCCCGGACGACCTTGTAAAGCTTTTCGACACAGACAAGCGCAAGGCGACAGGGCTGTTTCTCGAGCAGCTGAACGCAGCCCTGCGGGCTGTGACAATCAACGTGCCGGACTACAAAACGCTGAGCTTCCTGCACTCCTTTCGGCAGCTTTATCAGCCGCCGAACTGCATGCTGTCCGGGCACGACTACCTGCGACTCATCCGTCGGCTAGGCAACGTCATCGAGGAGCAACGCGAGAGCGCCGAATTCGCGGAGTTTCGTGAGAAGGTAGAGAACTACTCGGACTTCTGCAAGGCGCTGATGATCCGCGACAGCCAGGCAGCAACGCTGAAGCAGCTCCTTAACGCcgacaacgaggcgctgcagattgggctgctgctgcgtcgcgtgTTCGCCTTGTACTTGATGGCGGTCATCCTCGTCCCCTTCTTCGTTGTAGGCCTGCCCATCGGTGGCATTATCAAGTACCTGGCCCTCAAGCAAACAAAACGCGCGCTTTCGGAGAGCTCCGTCAAGATCGTGGGGGCGGACGTCACTGGGTCCTTCAAGGTGCTCTTTGCCTTTGCGGTGGTGCCGGGGGTGTTCCTGTTGGTGACGTTCATCGTCTTCCTCTACTCGGACAGCCGCACGGCGCTGGTGATCCTCTTCTCGCTTCCCATGGCCATGTACGTCTCGTTGCTCATTCTTCAAGAGGCCATCATGGAGCTGCGAGCCGCGCTCCCGCTGCTCATGTCGCTGGTCTCGCAGCACATGCAGTTCAAGAAGCTTTACGAGCGCCGCGAGGACCTCGCCAGGCAAGCACGGCTCATCGTCCACAAGTACGACCcacagctggaggaggagattaAGGTGTATGGCGACtccggcgacggcaacgacgacCTGAACCGCGAGCCATCGCTATTCTCTCTTCGCTACAATGTCCGACGCCGGCAGGCCACGAACTCTTgagacgtgtgtgtgggacaCGCCGAGGCGAGCATTCCTGTGGCGTGGCTGCCGTAAATGCGTGTTGAACGGCTTGGAGAAGGAGTAAGGACGGCCCCTCTGCGTATTGGCAGCACCGGGTGGCTGCAGGAAGTgcgagctgcggctgcaggtACAATGCGAAAAGCAGGAGAACGCTGCTGGGATCGTTACAGGGCAACACTGTTGAGGGCGGCTTGCCCTGCTTCCCCGCTGTGCGGTGTACACAGCCACTGCCTTCAACCTACGGTGCTCTATACGCAGTCGTTGATACCAATTTGCTTTAGGGACTTTTTTACGTATTTTCACGCttgcatgcacacacacacacgcatcagacaacgccgtcttctccagACGCCCTTTGCTTcatctctctcgttctctcttccctcGTGGGTCTTTGACGCACGTCGAGTTGCTTTTTACGTGACGTGCTCGTGGAGGGCGGGAGGTGGCTGCCCGCATGTCATCTCTcattccctcctccctttaACGCAATGGACACGACTGTTTTCCCTGCGGACGAATCTGTTCTCACCCTCTATATGCGTGCGCTGCCTCGTCTAGCCTTCGCTCCTTCAACGCGAGAAAGTATCTTCGTGAGGGTGAGTCAGATAGGTGGTGGAAACGCTTCTCCCGTCTCCTCGAGGGCTACAAGCGGCTGCTCCGCTATGCAGCTGTGCGCAccttcctctctttctctctcggtgtATGTGAACGCCGCTGTGGAGATGGACGCAGTGGGGGTGAGCGAAGAGATCGAGAGGCTTTCGGATCTCCTCCAGTGGCGGCCCCACAGACCCTCCCGTCTCCCCCTGTGTGCCGCTTCAGCCTTGTTGATTTTCCCGCAAGCTGAGACTGCGGCGCTCtggcccacccaccccctcccccttcccgccTCCGTTCTTGAACATGGTTCCtcacgtgtgcgtctgtgtcgaCATTCACTTCGCTCTTCTCATCCTGGAAGCACAGAGGAGGTACGGctacacaggcacgcacacgcgcacagtcCTACAACTTCAACTGTGCGCGGCTCTGCACGCCGCTCCGTTTCAGATAGAACGCAGTGCTCACACCGTAACACGCGTCCGACCAACCTACCTCCCTCAAGCATATACAGCCCGTCTTGTATCCCTTTgcgccctctcgctctctgaCCCTGCGTTCTCCTTTTTgagccccccctcccacgcacgcaccactACACCACTCCACACCAGTAAACCGTGAGCCATGCAagccatcaccgcctctacgccgtcgcagcagtaTAGCGCCGGGGCAGGAATAGAAAAGCCGCTCGGGGCCACGACATCCGCGGACTGGATGACCATGTACGAGCAGAGGCCACATGGAAACAGTACCCTTTTCGAGCTGGAGGCAATGGTCGCCAAGCGCATGGAGTTTCTCGCGTGGGTCGACCAGCAGATCAACTCGCCTCAGGCAAAGAGCTTTGATTCGGTGCTCGACGCGATCATCGCGCGTCTGCCGGAAGAACGGCGCTCGAGCGTGGCGACAGATGCGTCGCGAGGGAAAATGGTTTTGCTAGGTTATGACGAGACGGCCGCCGGTGGCTGCTCGGATAGGCGATCCTCCTCACGTGGCTCTACTGGAAGCGCCGCTGGTTCCAGCCAAGCCGCTGGCATCGTGTTCGCGCCGGAGGAGGATGTCACATCGCACCTGCTTtgccgcttcgccttctGCATGAGTGAGCGCTGGCGGGACTGGTTGGTACGGACggagcgggtgctgctgacgGCACGCATCAAGATGGAGATGGCGAAGAGACCCGTCACGTTTCTGGTCGATTTGATGAAGCGCAACGGACTTCCATGCGCGCCGCTGACGGATAAGCAGCTGGCTGACCCGATGCTGCAGGAATACCTCGAGTACCGCCGCGTGAAGGCGGAAAGCGCGCGCGAGTCGGAGGGGCGGGCGGAGAACTACTAcgccgtccctctctccctcgccaccCGCCTGATCAAGAAGCGGTACGTGCTGTGCCGTGCTGGTCAGACCATTCTCTTCCGTGACCAGGTGCAAGAGGTCTTCCTGACGGTTTTCTGTGCCCGCCTGAATCGCGGCCTGCACAATGCCTACCTTGCTCGTGtcaagcagcaggcgctcgaGGAAGAGACCACAAAGTCCACCGTGATGGCGATGCTCGACGCCTTCCTGCAGCAGTTCATCTCCGACCCGGTGGACACCTTGCAGGAGGGCGTCGCTGGCAGTGTGAAGGCCGGAGATGTGCA
This region includes:
- the GAT gene encoding glycerol-3-phosphate acyl transferase — protein: MASMSALKPKDRIGTSTRRSKFVFCEECHQNVPIEEWPDHRDRLRKVNLVEEVSRFHHTLVRLMGEFLMWVLRSVYFREVTVVGRENIPRTGAVVFYGNHQNQFIDALMMHSHCGRPVRFLMAEKSFHRPVIGTLGRMFNSVPVVRPQDVPLVDGDGKLVRAEGKLIVGAGTHFSRLSKGDVLSWGVPGNSKCRAQVSRITSDEEVEVTVPIPVEHEVHTPTSFKYSVRIDHSEMYAQVYDTLQKNHCIGIFPEGGSHDHTSLLPLKAGVALFSLGAAERHISVKIVPVGLTYLYGHKFRSRAYIEFGEAFSPPDDLVKLFDTDKRKATGLFLEQLNAALRAVTINVPDYKTLSFLHSFRQLYQPPNCMLSGHDYLRLIRRLGNVIEEQRESAEFAEFREKVENYSDFCKALMIRDSQAATLKQLLNADNEALQIGLLLRRVFALYLMAVILVPFFVVGLPIGGIIKYLALKQTKRALSESSVKIVGADVTGSFKVLFAFAVVPGVFLLVTFIVFLYSDSRTALVILFSLPMAMYVSLLILQEAIMELRAALPLLMSLVSQHMQFKKLYERREDLARQARLIVHKYDPQLEEEIKVYGDSGDGNDDLNREPSLFSLRYNVRRRQATNS
- a CDS encoding putative DNA primase large subunit, whose protein sequence is MQAITASTPSQQYSAGAGIEKPLGATTSADWMTMYEQRPHGNSTLFELEAMVAKRMEFLAWVDQQINSPQAKSFDSVLDAIIARLPEERRSSVATDASRGKMVLLGYDETAAGGCSDRRSSSRGSTGSAAGSSQAAGIVFAPEEDVTSHLLCRFAFCMSERWRDWLVRTERVLLTARIKMEMAKRPVTFLVDLMKRNGLPCAPLTDKQLADPMLQEYLEYRRVKAESARESEGRAENYYAVPLSLATRLIKKRYVLCRAGQTILFRDQVQEVFLTVFCARLNRGLHNAYLARVKQQALEEETTKSTVMAMLDAFLQQFISDPVDTLQEGVAGSVKAGDVQRLAQAHFPPCMRAIDWHLRREGHLKHHGRFMYGLFLKSIGLSLEDSLELFATLMKVKGGGSVEAFAKTAYGYNVRHNYGMEGKKMSYSSASCATILGLPPVVDQHDCHGCPFRFRDEGALRTMLGKETQNPKGCNYPSVRPTPGDIEDIVSDSKAQHYTRACYKYFMATHPGARRDTLFRSPYEYYSVSLEFETPSDSTESARPSAVPGKRTSVVLNEDVLRLRTSP